One Phaseolus vulgaris cultivar G19833 chromosome 2, P. vulgaris v2.0, whole genome shotgun sequence DNA window includes the following coding sequences:
- the LOC137812724 gene encoding uncharacterized protein yields MASAQCVKPSATVEASQPKCPHKPNNTAAGVSQPKCPHKSNNAATEVNQPKYPLKTNNIACEACQPKPNNTAIEVYQPKSQHSSFGQKLSEITSKAFKGQHARHGSNQTQLQCYSQTQVESQCHNGTKTDTHHNGTKADTLHYGTKTDTHNGTKTDTHHYGTKIDTLHNGTKTDTHHYGQTQIQQGKKHGVSKTHITVTMVQTQITHTDEDSYPYGTTTSCFGPLGKKNGELSSNNNNKDMNLFRRIKNGMSRHNNNEGGKNSSNSSSSSDSESDDEKCKKCPQTKK; encoded by the exons ATGGCCTCTGCTCAGTGTGTGAAACCCAGTGCCACAGTTGAAGCTAGCCAACCAAAATGCCCACACAAACCAAATAATACTGCAGCTGGAGTTAGCCAACCAAAATGCCCACACAAATCCAATAATGCTGCAACTGAAGTTAACCAACCAAAATACCCACTCAAAACCAATAATATTGCATGTGAAGCTTGCCAACCCAAACCCAATAATACTGCAATTGAAGTTTACCAACCCAAAAGCCAACACAGTTCGTTTGGCCAAAAGTTATCTGAGATAACAAGcaaggctttcaaagggcaGCATGCCCGTCATGGAAGCAACCAAACTCAACTTCAATGCTACAGCCAAACTCAGGTTGAGTCGCAATGCCACAATGGCACCAAAACAGACACTCACCACAATGGCACCAAAGCAGACACTCTCCACTATGGCACCAAAACAGACACTCACAATGGCACCAAAACAGACACTCACCACTATGGCACCAAAATAGACACTCTCCACAATGGCACCAAAACAGACACTCACCACTATGGCCAAACTCAGATCCAACAAGGCAAAAAACATGGGGTCTCCAAAACCCATATCACAGTTACCATGGTTCAAACACAAATCACCCATACGGACGAGGACTCTTATCCTTATGGTACCACTACCTCATGCTTTGGGCCTCTTGGCAAGAAGAATGGAGAGCTCAGCAGCAACAACAATAACAAGGATATGAACTTGTTCCGGAGGATTAAGAATGGCATGTCCCGCCATAACAACAATGAAGGAGGCAAAAACAGCAGcaacagcagcagcagcagtgATAGTGAAAGTGATGATGAGAAGTGTAAAAAGTGCCCACAGACGAAG AAATGA